Proteins encoded together in one Mycobacterium sp. MS1601 window:
- a CDS encoding universal stress protein — MRLIVGYLATPSGDDGLALGVRLARTLGAALDLCMVVPPDRGYDQFLAEQAQQWLDAAAATVPDDVEVATHVSFGESFAEGLIEESARLGAEAIVVGAAGDGLIGRYSIGSVTGELLHSAPVPLALAPRGTRHSKIEKVREVTCALGRRQGADLLLSTAVRASAAAGTPLRLVSLVALDPVFGSLRADPVSVRERAIAHARQTLDAAKAELPEGFPVESTIVEGPSVEAAVNKLDWRDGDLIMVGSSRLGAPKRLFLGSMAAKMLRVLEVPMVVVPREQFGEEDLP, encoded by the coding sequence ATGAGGCTCATCGTCGGTTACCTGGCCACTCCCAGCGGGGATGACGGCCTGGCGTTGGGGGTGCGGCTGGCCCGCACTCTCGGCGCCGCGCTGGACCTGTGCATGGTGGTGCCGCCGGACCGCGGATATGACCAGTTCCTGGCCGAGCAGGCGCAACAGTGGCTGGACGCCGCGGCGGCCACGGTGCCCGATGACGTGGAGGTCGCCACCCACGTCAGCTTCGGAGAATCCTTCGCCGAGGGGCTGATCGAGGAGTCGGCGCGCCTCGGTGCCGAGGCGATCGTCGTCGGCGCCGCCGGCGACGGTCTGATTGGTCGCTATTCGATCGGGTCGGTCACCGGTGAGTTGCTGCACTCGGCCCCGGTGCCGTTGGCGTTGGCCCCGCGAGGCACCCGGCATTCGAAGATCGAGAAGGTCAGGGAGGTCACCTGCGCGCTCGGTCGCCGCCAGGGTGCGGATCTACTGCTGAGTACCGCGGTCCGGGCCAGTGCGGCAGCAGGCACCCCGTTGCGGCTGGTGTCGCTGGTGGCGCTGGATCCGGTGTTCGGCTCGTTACGTGCTGATCCGGTCTCGGTGCGCGAACGGGCGATCGCCCATGCCCGCCAGACCCTCGATGCCGCCAAAGCTGAACTGCCCGAAGGGTTTCCGGTGGAGTCCACCATCGTCGAAGGGCCGTCGGTGGAAGCGGCGGTGAACAAACTCGACTGGCGTGACGGAGACCTGATCATGGTGGGATCCAGCAGGCTCGGCGCACCGAAGCGGCTGTTCCTCGGGTCCATGGCGGCCAAGATGCTGCGAGTGCTCGAGGTGCCTATGGTCGTCGTACCCCGCGAACAATTCGGAGAGGAGGATCTGCCATGA